In the genome of Lynx canadensis isolate LIC74 chromosome X, mLynCan4.pri.v2, whole genome shotgun sequence, one region contains:
- the LOC115506754 gene encoding LOW QUALITY PROTEIN: 60S ribosomal protein L28-like (The sequence of the model RefSeq protein was modified relative to this genomic sequence to represent the inferred CDS: inserted 2 bases in 1 codon): MHFPTRAAVGKGAVATSTHLQWTVPRNSSSFLIETNKQTFSTDPNNLKAPNSFNDNRLIHLYTVGEKPGADGRRIVVATKRRSLQGKPTSPVXTTTNKNASATLGSIGHRIHKNKDHPDPYVAAIRTVGSIPRSQKPVTVKRKRPAPPRAPEHLPPTFKAIEIIYDTIMVKITR, encoded by the exons ATGCACTTTCCGACTCGGGCTGCCGTAGGGAAGGGAGCTGTCGCCACATCCACCCACCTGCAATGGACGGTCCCGAGGAACAGTTCCAGCTTCCTGATCGAGACGAACAAGCAGACGTTCAGCACCGACCCCAATAACCTGAAGGCTCCCAACTCCTTTAACGACAACAGGCTGATTCACCTCTACACTGTGGGCGAGAAGCCTGGGGCTGATGGCAGACGCATAGTGGTGGCCACGAAGCGGAGATCCCTCCAGGGAAAACCCACTAGCCCCGT GACCACCACGAACAAGAACGCCTCGGCCACCCTCGGAAGCATCGGGCACAGGATCCACAAGAACAAGGACCACCCAGATCCGTACGTGGCCGCCATTCGCACAGTCGGCTCCATCCCTCGCAGCCAGAAGCCTGTGACGGTGAAGAGGAAGAGGCCCGCCCCACCAAGAGCTCCTGAgcacctgccccccaccttcaAAGCAATAGAGAT aatttatGACACCATAATGGTGAAAATAACGCGTTAA